From the Glandiceps talaboti chromosome 10, keGlaTala1.1, whole genome shotgun sequence genome, one window contains:
- the LOC144441338 gene encoding laminin subunit alpha-1-like: MHHIKELICCILIAAMVTVAQDTGECIDKACYPPFEDLIVAQYVNRTVSTSSTCGTPPNTYELIDTNADDEDSVITMVCNASNPDEEHPVEFLHDRETDIQLGEQVEIPNINTWWQSANQVSDVKLTLSLIDEFLFQEMTLAFRSPRPVDMYFESSINGGLSWQRLKYYAQDCVSSFPSVPTGPETGTTATCEEAYFQGDENTFVPGPIQEVLYNPVKLLGKSYFDFSTQQFFLATDIRVTLLTPPSASDPVRSFFAVVDWDVRGQCACFGHADECTGENGADCICQHNTMGKNCEQCLPLYNNKLWAAGVGIEANACEDCGCNGHATTCHYDASKQYGVCDNCQDNTMGDKCETCLSSFYKNPFSLPGVNDTCDDSEVSFPCNESCITCNCSSTGTVPNTFCDQTSGQCVCKPNVGGRACDTCMDTFWNLEAGCQACSCYEAGSKDTSNFCDKITGQCICKANTKGAECKECKSGSYNLQPSNPDGCTLCGCDIGGALDSICNPDASGQCNCRPNHITGRACNDADPGFYVPRLDGIIKEAEFATSNQIVEHSNMLEGGGLNTGIGYLSVAAGAEVTFTNIQIPRSQLYEAVLRYETSSLWAGSTLELSLQNAEPYECNGQTLSGGLFTLSGSIAAQSSGGATEYGGLCLKGGGVYTAVLKLGSPSLVSDTLLLDSLVLLPDLSDIDIYMDANTSAEDKSLIADCRTSVVGVDPEGRNNLSCSDIEFSIMAEVFNGAIPCNCNGEGNLDGTTTNCDSHGGQCVCKPNIVGRSCEYCAAYHYGYESGQGCTACDCDIDGSVTLSCNHTTGNCECKLNVNGTICDICNDEYYGLYTGQGCQPCTCNMDYSLNNMCADDGQCECKPGVGGQNCDQCESGFFNLTTDGCTSCGCNPDGMAASGCNVLTGVCECKPYAVGEKCDSCPENYYGFGPWSGKGCIPCTCSGHATNCSTAQNFYYYQFFTDWSLLDEVAVAPRWTGTTSYDNGTVVEVKDIAVVAQESSMFVLKLTDPVNNTDGLFFVSSFPYNGDKRTAYGQVFSFTISQSQLSNQTTDDVGDVFIFGLYADEPLVASLPANPRTNETTYSYTLSEVEDEWHLGSKTGPSPTFDDFYRILAGIKNIYIRAKYTTNPEESSNLYAVRLDYSTSNTSVSSTPMTPIYNVENCVCPPEYVGTFCESCAVTYTRADPSAGPFSECIPCDCNGHSDLGCNPDTGACLECVHNTAGAQCDVCMPGFYGDATRGTSSDCQPCMCPGPAGQNSFSDTCSVDVTAADGFRCDSCTEGHGGDHCEVCVDGYYGTPENYANDGGKCQPCFCNLSPHQCDSVSGQCDVCWNNTEGLHCEVCEFGYWGNIDDCQTCDCDTVGGYGNCSQDTGICICKPNVVGNRCTGCASESWGFDDGDGCTECDCHIIGTVYGQWQCNETHGQCECNVRATGLKCDQCDDGFYDISAGCVGCDCNVNGSLGISCELVTGQCYCNKPTIAGRTCDQCGRVGEDDNTYVEEVFTGPWPDCNPCPECFYNWADAIQEVGDQLTVQYETTLALLKNYNNMSVETVDSTIMYIKGNLSYAQEVIGDAILESAKLAEIEEGFQKIQYEVANLTDILDLIEAKEINVTTGLSEVSAFTGSVQVQDGVYKTAQQIQIDLASPLVSQENLYRTANTSWFNIQSMYNIVTGSNTRVQELTAEVTNLLYTLEVVADDREAATSLYSNQILLDEYAQNTERLAEIDTMQTAFPVVEVQTDVNLANSQANSANSSANLAVDLGEIRREEANTKSYESQIAKFNSSSAEAASMRAQNATQTYMNEATGAKDKMTGYYSDVLDTYSQLTNAENQNIQMQSISTTVVGKSVRPVSEMVAIAEVINSTDISAQAVADTREEAQNTLDEAIRALNNSLEAEKSAQSALNLVKDTQNTILEAESTRQATEQSMIGTDANSTNINDIANKVQLKGNEQKALGDQTAKSIDGIRTTITNTDECFSSKLSQAEDALSAAQQATANAAQGLTEYTTNAENQVKVNEDIGGTYGTIVSQHQQVKSVSDSARNLMSDITNAKLMEDLNALLSKYTSQRTEMELLQMQLKIMETDLDALLNSLEGSQSTDIQCND; this comes from the exons ATGCATCATATCAAAGAATTGATTTGCTGCATCCTTATTGCTGCTATGGTAACAGTTGCCCAGGATACTGGAGAGTGTATCGATAAAGCATGCTATCCACCATTTGAGGATTTGATTGTTGCACAGTATGTAAACAGAACAGTTTCTACGAGCTCAACTTGTGGGACTCCTCCGAATACGTATGAGTTGATTGATACCAATGCAGATGATGAAGATAGCGTGATAACAATGGTTTGCAATGCATCAAACCCAGATGAGGAGCATCCTGTTGAGTTTCTGCATGATAGAGAGACAGATATCCAACTTGGTGAACAAGTTGAAATACCGAATATTAACACTTGGTGGCAGTCTGCTAATCAAGTTAGCGATGTGAAATTAACGTTGTCGTTGATTGATGAGTTCTTATTCCAAGAAATGACGCTCGCATTTCGTAGTCCCCGTCCAGTTGATATGTACTTTGAATCGAGTATAAATGGAGGATTATCATGGCAgagattgaaatattatgctCAGGATTGTGTATCAAGTTTTCCATCAGTACCCACTGGGCCAGAAACTGGCACAACTGCCACTTGTGAAGAAGCATACTTCCAAGGGGATGAGAATACATTCGTACCTGGTCCTATTCAAGAG GTTCTATATAACCCAGTTAAACTGTTGGGGAAGagttattttgatttttcaacaCAACAGTTTTTCCTAGCCACTGATATCAGAGTGACGCTATTAACACCACCATCAGCTAGTGATCCAGTGCGTAGTTTCTTTGCCGTAGTCGACTGGGATGTACGTGGTCAGTGTGCATGTTTTGGTCATGCTGATGAATGTACTGGAGAG AATGGAGCTGATTGTATATGCCAACATAACACTATGGGCAAGAACTGTGAACAGTGTTTACCACTATATAATAATAAGCTATGGGCAGCTGGAGTTGGAATTGAGGCTAATGCCTGTGAAG ATTGTGGTTGTAATGGGCATGCCACAACTTGTCACTATGATGCCAGCAAACAATATGGTGTATGTGACAACTGCCAAGATAATACTATGGGAGATAAATGCGAGACATGTCTCTCATCCTTCTACAAGAATCCCTTTTCCTTACCAGGTGTCAACGATACATGTGATG ATTCAGAAGTGAGCTTTCCTTGCAATGAGAGTTGTATAA CATGCAACTGTAGTAGTACTGGTACAGTACCTAATACATTCTGTGACCAGACCTCAGGACAGTGTGTCTGTAAACCCAATGTAGGAGGTAGAGCCTGTGATACCTGTATGGATACATTCTGGAATTTAGAAGCAGGTTGCCAAG CGTGTTCTTGCTATGAGGCTGGATCTAAGGATACATCCAATTTCTGTGACAAGATAACAGGGCAGTGTATCTGTAAAGCCAACACAAAAGGAGCTGAGTGCAAGGAGTGCAAG TCCGGTTCATATAACTTACAACCATCTAATCCTGATGGGTGTACATTGTGTGGATGTGACATCGGTGGTGCCTTAGACTCTATATGTAATCCTGACGCCAGTGGACAGTGTAACTGTAGACCCAATCACATCACTGGTAGGGCCTGTAATGATGCAGATCCTGGATTTTACGTGCCAAGACTAGATGGTATCATTAAGGAAGCAGAGTTTGCCACATCTAATCAG ATTGTAGAACACTCCAACATGCTTGAAGGGGGTGGTCTTAATACTGGTATTGGTTACCTATCTGTTGCAGCCGGTGCAGAGGTGACATTCACTAACATTCAAATACCAAGATCACAGCTGTATGAAGCTGTACTTAGATATGAA ACATCAAGTCTTTGGGCAGGATCAACCCTAGAGCTATCTCTACAGAATGCAGAACCTTATGAATGTAATGGACAAACATTAAGTGGAGGTCTATTTACATTAAGTGGTTCTATAGCAGCGCAGAGCAGTGGAG GGGCTACAGAATATGGTGGGTTATGCCTCAAAGGTGGAGGGGTATACACAGCTGTACTGAAACTGGGTAGCCCATCTCTTGTTAGTGACACACTACTACTGGATTCA CTTGTTCTGTTACCCGATCTATCTGATATCGATATCTACATGGATGCAAATACCTCAGCTGAAGATAAAAGTCTGATTGCTGATTGTAGGACTTCAGTTGTTGGTGTTGACCCAGAAGGCAGAAATAATCTCTCTTGCTCTGACATTGAATTTTCCATCATGGCTGAAGTGTTTAATGGAGCTATTC CCTGTAATTGTAATGGTGAAGGCAATTTAGATGGTACCACAACAAACTGTGATTCCCATGGTGgtcagtgtgtgtgtaaacCCAATATAGTCGGTAGAAGCTGTGAATACTGTGCTGCGTATCATTATGGATATGAGTCTGGACAGGGCTGCACAG CCTGTGATTGCGATATTGATGGCTCTGTGACATTATCATGTAACCATACTACAGGGAACTGTGAGTGTAAACTCAATGTAAATGGCACTATATGTGATATCTGTAACGATGAGTATTATGGACTGTACACAG GTCAAGGATGTCAACCATGTACTTGCAATATGGACTATTCTTTGAATAATATGTGTGCTGATGATGGACAATGTGAATGTAAACCAGGTGTTGGTGGACAAAACTGTGATCAGTGTGAAAGTGG atttttcaatttgacaactGATGGGTGTACGTCCTGTGGCTGCAATCCTGATGGCATGGCTGCTAGTGGTTGCAATGTTTTAACGGGTGTATGTGAATGTAAGCCATATGCAGTAGGAGAGAAATGTGATTCATGTCCGGAAA ATTATTATGGGTTTGGTCCATGGAGTGGTAAAGGCTGCATACCATGCACATGTTCTGGACATGCTACAAACTGTTCTACAGCTCAGAACTTTTACTACTATCAGTTTTTCACTGATTGGTCTTTGCTGGATGAGGTTGCTGTGGCACCCAGATGGACTGGTACAACCAGCTATGACAATGGAACTGTTGTGGAGGTCAAAGATATCGCAGTGGTAGCTCAAGAATCATCAAT GTTTGTGTTGAAATTGACAGATCCAGTAAACAACACAGATGGACTCTTCTTTGTTTCATCATTTCCATATAATGGTGATAAACGTACAGCATATGGCCAGGTGTTCTCCTTCACAATTAGCCAATCACAGCTTAGTAACCAGACAACAGATGATGTTGGTGATGTTTTCATATTTGGTCTCTATGCTGATGAGCCATTGGTTGCCAGTCTACCTGCCAATCCTAGAACAAATGAAACAACATACTCT TATACATTAAGTGAAGTTGAAGACGAGTGGCACCTTGGGAGTAAAACTGGTCCAAGTCCAACGTTTGATGACTTCTATCGTATCCTTGCTGGTATaaagaatatttacatcagagCTAAATACACCACG AATCCAGAAGAGAGTAGTAACCTGTATGCTGTCAGACTAGACTATTCTACTAGTAACACTAGTGTTAGTTCTACACCAATGACACCTATCTACAATGTGGAGAACTGTGTGTGTCCACCTGAATATGTA GGTACATTTTGTGAGAGTTGTGCAGTGACTTACACCAGAGCTGATCCCAGTGCAGGACCATTCTCCGAGTGTATTCCATGTGACTGCAATGGACACAGCGATCTTGGATGTAATCCAGATACAGGAGCTTGTCTGGAATGTGTTCATAACACTGCTGGTGCTCAGTGTGATGTGTGTATGCCGGGATTTTACGGAGATGCAACACGTGGAACGTCAA GTGACTGTCAGCCATGCATGTGTCCTGGACCAGCTGGTCAGAATTCCTTCtcagatacatgtagtgtggatgtGACTGCTGCCGATGGATTCCGATGTGATAGTTGTACAGAGGGACATGGTGGGGATCATTGTGAAGTCTGTGTGGATGGTTACTATGGTACCCCAGAAAACTATGCT AATGATGGTGGAAAGTGTCAACCATGTTTCTGTAACCTAAGTCCCCATCAATGTGATAGTGTTAGTGGACAGTGTGATGTATGCTGGAACAACACAGAGGGCTTACACTGTGAAGTTTGTGAATTTGGATACTGGGGGAATATAGATGATTGTCAAA cCTGTGATTGTGATACAGTTGGTGGCTATGGCAACTGTAGTCAGGACACCGGTATTTGCATATGTAAGCCTAATGTAGTCGGTAACCGTTGTACGGGGTGTGCCTCAGAAAGTTGGGGatttgatgatggtgatggctGTACAGAATGTGATTGTCACATAATTGGTACTGTGTATGGTCAGTGGCAATGTAATgag ACACATGGTCAATGTGAGTGTAATGTACGGGCTACAGGACTGAAATGTGATCAGTGTGATGATGGTTTTTATGATATCAGTGCTGGTTGTGTTG GATGTGACTGTAATGTGAATGGTTCTCTTGGAATCAGCTGTGAGTTGGTAACAGGACAGTGTTACTGTAACAAACCAACTATCGCTGGTAGGACATGTGATCAGTGTGGAAGAGTTGGGGAAG ATGACAATACATACGTGGAAGAAGTATTTACAG GTCCGTGGCCTGACTGTAATCCATGTCCGGAGTGTTTCTATAACTGGGCAGACGCCATCCAGGAAGTTGGTGATCAACTCACTGTCCAGTATGAAACTACACTGGCTTTGTTAAAGAATTACAACAATATGTCTGTAGAAACAGTTGATTCAACCATCATGTACATCAAAGGTAATCTTTCCTATGCACAAGAAGTCATTGGTGATGCTATACTGGAATCAGCTAAATTGGCAGAAATAGAGGAAGGATTTCAAAAG ATCCAGTATGAAGTGGCTAATCTTACTGATATATTGGATTTGATAGAAGCCAAGGAAATCAACGTAACAACAGGATTGTCTGAAGTGTCAGCATTTACTGGCAGTGTTCAAGTGCAAGACGGTGTCTATAAAACGGCTCAGCAAATTCAGATAGACCTAGCATCCCCTCTTGTTAGTCAAGAAAATCTCTACCGTACAGCCAACACATCATGGTTTAACATCCAAAGTATGTACAACATAGTCACTGGCTCAAACACCCGTGTACAGGAATTAACAGCTGAGGTGACAAACTTGCTGTATACACTCGAAGTTGTCGCGGATGATCGTGAAGCTGCCACCTCACTTTACAGCAATCAAATACTGCTTGATGAGTATGCCCAAAACACAGAGCGACTTGCTGAAATTGACACCATGCAGACAGCGTTTCCAGTTGTAGAAGTACAGACTGATGTGAATCTAGCCAACTCTCAAGCTAACAGTGCTAATAGCTCAGCTAATCTTGCAGTCGATTTGGGAGAAATACGGAGAGAGGAAGCCAATACCAAAAGTTATGAAAGCCAGATAGCAAAATTCAACTCCAGTAGTGCTGAAGCGGCATCAATGAGAGCACAAAATgctacacaaacatacatg AATGAAGCAACAGGTGCCAAGGACAAAATGACAGGATACTACAGCGATGTCCTGGATACCTATTCACAACTCACCAATgctgaaaatcaaaacatacaaatgcAGAGTATATCGACAACTGTAGTAGGAAAGAGTGTCCGTCCAGTCTCTGAAATGGTAGCGATTGCTGAAGTCATTAATAGTACAGATATCTCAGCACAAGCCGTGGCTGACACTCGAGAAGAAGCACAGAACACTCTGGATGAAGCTATAAGAGCACTCAATAATTCCTTGGAAGCTGA GAAATCTGCTCAGTCGGCCTTGAACTTGGTCAAGGACACTCAGAATACAATACTGGAAGCTGAGTCCACAAGACAAGCCACTGAACAAAGCATGATCGGAACCGATGCTAATTCTACTAACATCAATGATATTGCTAACAAG GTGCAGCTCAAAGGAAATGAACAGAAAGCATTAGGTGATCAAACAGCAAAGAGTATTGATGGGATTCGTACTACCATTACCAACACAGACGAGTGTTTTTCTAGTAAACTAAGCCAAGCTGAAGATGCATTATCAGCTGCACAGCAAGCCACGGCCAACGCAGCCCAAGGCCTTACG GAATACACAACTAATGCTGAAAATCAGGTGAAAGTCAATGAAGATATAGGGGGTACATATGGCACAATAGTATCACAGCACCAACAGGTGAAGAGCGTTAGTGATTCAGCTCGGAATTTAATGAGTGACATTACTAATGCCAAGTTAATGGAAGATCTCAATG